In Virgibacillus sp. NKC19-16, a single genomic region encodes these proteins:
- a CDS encoding LLM class flavin-dependent oxidoreductase, with protein MIALNILDYSPVDEGSDPREALLQTTELAKHAEELGYRRFWVAEHHHVLSVAGSTPEMLMMHLATSTNRIRIGSGGIMLPHYSAYKVAENFRMLEALHSDRIDLGIGRSPSYRLVNKAMNEEKGERLSYEQQIEDIYKFLTDDTSEDHRFRNLIATPKVQTVPELWMLGTGGGSAKIAAANGSAYAFAHFTKPSETGIEVVADYRKQFQPSPLLEKPKVMIAVFAIVAETEEEAEEIATAFDLWLLFVESSNPSPYYPSIQTAKKRGISVAEEGKVNENRKRMIIGDPQQVKAEIERIAELYLADEITIIPNVAGIHNRMRGIELLAKAFELE; from the coding sequence ATGATTGCCTTAAATATACTCGATTATTCACCTGTAGATGAGGGCTCTGACCCCAGAGAAGCATTGCTCCAAACAACAGAACTAGCCAAACATGCTGAAGAGCTCGGATACAGGCGCTTTTGGGTTGCAGAGCATCATCACGTGTTATCTGTTGCTGGAAGTACGCCCGAAATGCTTATGATGCACTTAGCCACTTCCACTAACCGTATTCGTATTGGATCAGGCGGTATTATGCTTCCACATTACAGTGCTTACAAAGTTGCAGAAAATTTTCGCATGCTGGAAGCCCTTCACTCAGACAGAATTGACTTAGGAATCGGTCGGTCTCCTAGCTACCGACTTGTTAATAAAGCGATGAACGAAGAAAAAGGAGAACGACTATCTTATGAACAGCAAATAGAAGATATATACAAATTCCTAACAGATGATACATCAGAAGATCATCGTTTCCGTAATCTGATCGCAACCCCAAAAGTACAAACAGTCCCGGAATTATGGATGCTTGGAACAGGTGGCGGGAGCGCAAAAATTGCAGCAGCAAATGGATCCGCTTATGCCTTCGCTCATTTTACCAAGCCATCTGAAACAGGCATCGAGGTTGTTGCCGATTACCGAAAACAGTTTCAACCATCTCCATTACTGGAAAAACCAAAAGTAATGATAGCTGTTTTCGCCATTGTCGCGGAAACAGAAGAAGAAGCGGAGGAAATTGCCACGGCCTTTGACTTATGGCTGCTATTTGTCGAATCATCTAATCCGTCACCCTACTATCCATCTATCCAAACAGCCAAAAAACGGGGTATAAGTGTTGCTGAAGAAGGAAAAGTAAACGAGAACCGTAAGCGAATGATCATCGGGGACCCACAGCAAGTAAAAGCAGAAATTGAGAGAATAGCCGAACTTTACCTAGCAGATGAAATAACAATAATACCGAACGTAGCAGGAATTCATAATCGGATGAGGGGGATAGAGTTGCTGGCAAAGGCTTTTGAGTTAGAGTAG
- a CDS encoding cytochrome ubiquinol oxidase subunit I: protein MELDTVLMSRLLTAMTLGFHIIFATLGVGVPLMISIAEFLGIKKKDPHYTMLARRWARGFVITVAVGVVTGTAIGLQLSLVWPNFMQVAGNVIALPLFMEVFAFFFEAIFIGIYLYTWDRFKKPITHWFLSIPIIIGGGMSAVFITTVNAFMNTPDGFEMENGVFAAVNPFEAMLNPAAPSKIFHVLSSAYLACAVLLAAFAAFMLLKKKLSKQASAYHKKALKFTLTVTFVFAAINFLAGDVSAKFLADEQPEKLAAAEWHFETEEGADLILFGWLNDNNEPVGEIRFPNVLSFLAHGDFNSEVTGLEETPEDLRPPLWIHYMFDLMVVIGGFLLGISLLYLIVSKVKKWNEHNKWLLWGIVLSGPLAFLAIEFGWIYAEEGRQPWIIRGYMTVSEAATSSPYIGLMFLLFLGLYIVLGTLCVVVLRKLFRNNPVEEELEKQYPTIEKGDES, encoded by the coding sequence ATGGAATTAGATACGGTCTTGATGAGCAGATTGCTTACTGCTATGACACTAGGCTTCCATATCATATTTGCAACCCTTGGTGTTGGGGTTCCTTTGATGATTTCAATAGCAGAGTTTCTTGGGATTAAAAAGAAGGATCCGCATTATACCATGTTAGCTAGACGATGGGCGCGCGGATTTGTTATTACGGTTGCAGTTGGTGTCGTAACCGGTACCGCTATTGGCCTGCAATTATCTTTAGTATGGCCTAACTTTATGCAGGTTGCAGGTAATGTTATTGCCCTGCCATTATTTATGGAAGTCTTCGCATTTTTCTTTGAAGCGATTTTCATAGGTATTTATTTATATACATGGGATCGATTTAAAAAGCCAATAACACATTGGTTTCTATCCATCCCGATTATCATTGGTGGTGGAATGTCAGCTGTATTTATAACAACAGTTAACGCTTTTATGAACACGCCGGATGGTTTTGAAATGGAGAATGGGGTTTTTGCGGCTGTTAATCCATTTGAAGCAATGTTGAACCCTGCTGCACCATCAAAAATATTTCATGTGTTAAGTTCGGCCTATTTAGCATGTGCGGTTCTTCTTGCTGCCTTTGCAGCTTTTATGCTGTTAAAGAAAAAGCTTTCTAAACAGGCATCTGCCTATCATAAAAAAGCACTAAAATTCACATTAACGGTTACGTTTGTATTCGCAGCTATTAACTTTTTGGCAGGAGATGTTTCGGCTAAGTTTCTTGCTGATGAACAACCGGAAAAATTGGCTGCAGCTGAATGGCATTTCGAGACAGAAGAAGGTGCAGATCTGATATTATTTGGCTGGCTGAATGATAATAATGAACCAGTAGGTGAGATCCGCTTCCCTAATGTACTTAGCTTTTTGGCACATGGTGACTTTAACAGTGAAGTAACTGGATTAGAAGAAACTCCTGAAGACTTGCGACCGCCACTTTGGATCCATTATATGTTTGATTTAATGGTAGTAATAGGAGGATTTCTCCTGGGTATATCACTGCTTTATCTTATTGTTAGTAAGGTGAAAAAATGGAATGAGCATAATAAATGGCTACTTTGGGGCATCGTTTTAAGCGGACCCTTAGCATTTCTTGCGATTGAGTTTGGCTGGATTTATGCAGAAGAGGGCCGGCAGCCATGGATTATACGCGGCTATATGACAGTGAGTGAGGCAGCAACGTCTTCACCTTACATTGGCTTAATGTTCTTATTGTTCCTAGGCTTGTATATCGTATTAGGAACATTATGTGTAGTAGTATTACGTAAGCTATTTCGTAATAATCCTGTCGAGGAAGAACTGGAAAAACAGTACCCAACCATAGAAAAGGGTGATGAATCATGA